The Bombus pascuorum chromosome 5, iyBomPasc1.1, whole genome shotgun sequence genome segment AGAGCGGGAAAGGGAGGGAATAGGAAAGAGGAAAGGAGAAGGCTatagaaggaaaagagagggATACAGTTGATCCCTGTGAAAGAAAAAGGCGGAGGAGGGAAAAAGAGACAGAAACAGGGGGGCACAGCAGAGACGAGAGGACGGTAAGGAGAGGTAAACGAAAGAAGGAGAAcaggaaggaaataaaaatccaGGAGCGGAAAAGGGATCGACAAAGCGATCGGAGGGAATAAAACCAAGGGATCCGGGGACGTAAACACCGCGGTGTATTTTGGAGCGGGTGATTCTCGGGTGTTACGCACGAGGAAATCTCCGTTCGTGTTATTTCTTACTtcgctcttcttttttttctctttctctctcgtttccCGACGTTCTGTGACTGTCGACGTTTGCGACGGCGACAGCCAAACATCGCGAGTTTTGATCTTCTCGGGGTATATACAAAACACAGCCGAGTTGATACACGCGCCTATCTGTCCTGCCACAGGAACGGGTCACACTTATAGTATACAGGAAAAAAGGCTGGAGAAGAAAGAGTAGAAGTTTAACGTGGTAAAGAttggaaggaagaaaaggagcaGGAAAGAAGACGAAATAATAAGAGGatagagaggaagaaaagctGGGAAGAGAAGAGCAGAGAAAGCGAGCGGTGTAACGAATAAGAGAGACAAAGACAGGGAGAGGGATTTTAAGAAAGGAATCGCGGTGCTCTCGGAAAAGAAAAGACGGGGCCAGTGGACTTACTCGGTATATCCGACGGTGCTTGTATTTGCTAGTGCCGTGATGACGATGCGTCTCTCCGGCGAGACCTCTGTTTCATCCTCGAAAATGTCAACTATCGACGAAAAAATGGTACGGGCTGAAACGCAGACACATCGtacctctctttcttcgtccTTACTTTCTCGCTCTCTCCTAGCGACGACGATGATTCGGCGTGAACTCTCGACACTTCGACACGACGCACACACGCACCACACTCACGGCGAAATATATACACACCGCGCCGAACGACCGTAACAATAATGGCGTGTTGACACGGTGGAGGCATGCAAAGTGTTTCCCGATCGTATCGAGTAAACGGGGATCACAATGAATTCACGATGAATCAAACACTACACAGCTAGGCATTTCGCGGCTCGTCTCTCAGGCACATCTCGGTCGCCATCGAGATCTAACACGAGTGCGCGGGACGCGCACTCTTGCGGCCTCTGACTAAACTTGCCCCTTCAAAGACCGGCCAATCAACGGGCCGCATGGCCTATGCCCTTGCCGCGAGCAGTCCTGTATCTAGTTGACGCGCCGTCATTCATTCATCTCCAAGAACTTTCTTTTCACCTAACTCTGCGAGAACATGTTATTTTCGGTAGAGTTTTAGATCGGTATAAATCATTCGTTTTGTTATCGATGTGTTTTAAGGGTTGAACAACTCGATCGTCAATTTATTTCACTGTTTCACGGTATTGCTAATTAATGTTACTACCGAGAAACACGCACACAAATGCACGTCTGTACGTAGTCAATGCATCAGCAACAGTCACGTACCTAATTGATTTAGCGCCTCCTTGCTCCAAAAATTTCGTAGCAATTTTggagtatatatttttaatgatcgattaattaaaaaagatacaatttaatattgtcTTGAATATACTTGTTctgttataaagtatttaaacattgTAATCAACTAATAACTTTGgataatttcttttactaATTATGCGTGTAAACAAAGTCATTCCCTGATAATTagatatcattattatttaatacacgCACATattattccaatatttttcttgaatattaaatgtctgtataatattcttttttatatgcTGAACATTTTTGTGGATACGTTAtgtgatataaatttaattccttAAGTAagcaactatatatatataaactcaaaagtaaatttgtaacattcatattaaattatacttgTTTAAcgaaatgttatatatatttaacataataaacacaattatttacaaaaaatatacatcTTCTGTCATGTTTGAAATctgatatatttcttttttcgcatattaattattttatatcaaacatTTGCTACTCcaataattaaacataaattacGGTAAATTGCActaatgaatattataaattgtaacatTAAATGTTTgctattatacaatatttatttttaacagatatatatatatatatatacttcatGGTTGATTTCATCTGTATCaccaaacaaaatataatacatatttaaattttttttaatttaaattgcttAAAGTATTATAACATCAGTAATGCCTGttatacaattacatttcACGAGTTatcgataaaagaatattttttattctagcACCTTAATCTTTTATTGATAaaacgatattacatatttcgatttttcagCTGGGCTCGGTTACTCGATATCATAAGATCTATATTGCTTTCTAACGAGCTTCCCAGTTGTTCCACGTTAAGAAGAGTGGAGCTAGTGTCGTACAGTTCACAACTATGTTGGCGAGCAAGACGAGAGGGAAAGGTTTTTAGCGCGCCATGCGATTAACAAACGTTGCAGCATTTTTACATCCGAAGAAAACGAGAAGAGCTCGACGAGGATGAAGTTTAATTCAACTTCTCGTTATCCGATTCGGTAGCTATGAAATCTCATCGATACGTTTTGTGTTATACTACCGTTTCTCCCTTCTACTTGTTCCGCGTTATCGATTGTTACGAACACGCCGACTGATAATGCGTTAAATGTGTGCACTTCCTTTAAAACGAAATCACATATCCTCGCATCTATTTACCGGAAAGAATCGAATATCACGATAGAATTATGGATACCGTATAAAATTAACGTGCGCTTGGATACTCTGCGGCATGGAGGTATGTTGCAACAAATACGCAAtcactttttaataatttatgttgtTTAGGTAGGTTGCCTGCTTGATATTCAACGTAGGTGAATTTCTAGTTTCCATTTTTATCTTACGAAAGAATGAAATTCATGTTAATATGAGGGTTTTCTCTTGCatgcaatttctttttaattatagcaaatatatttgactgcatgatataaaatatatattgtaaaaattttcattacgtgtaatgataataatagaaGTAATTGCAATTATTGGCAGACAGAATCTGTTGTATATCACTGCCGTAATGAATatgaacgaaaacgaaatactttttgtaatatattaaattgtaaatttattggAAGATTTCGATGTGTATAATTTAGTTTTGGATCAAGAGAAtacatctatatatatatacatacacctattataaataaaatattatttgtaatattgagtatctttttatttatatgttttataaaatattgtaatacttTACAGTAGGCTGATCGAGCACCTTGCACATATGCAACCCTCTCATGCGATATGCAGACAGTACATCAAGCATGATTGGGTAAACTGAGACACGTTAACGTTTTAAAGACCATACATTAAGGGAttcctatttttaatatctatttaaattgttatactatagtctatatattatttttgtaaatattttatataagtttttaataacaagAAAGCAATTGATGTCTGTGCGTATGAATGtatgaattaaatattaaagaattatatcAGCTTTACGTGTACCtttgacaaataaatatttcttatagaTGTAATAGatacagaaaatttaattgtttatttgaatttatctGTTAAGgaagaattaatattagaattaaattaaatgcatGTTATCTTTAAATACGTCTATGATAAATTTCacattaatatcttttataggTATGATAGACAGAAAAATATCTATCCTAACATATCAGCATGGAGGTAGAAGACTGAAAGCTTGATAATAGAATGGAATCCAGGATGCCAGTGAAATACGACGATTCTTAAGTTCAGGATGGAACTTAGAAAAGGGCCTTGGTCGAAAAAAATCCTGGTTCCAGCTTGTTTTCTGGTAATTCTCATCTGGATCTTTTTAATCGACAATTCCTTACTACTCGACAACCTGCCTGGTAAAGCAACCTTCCAAAAACCGAGAAATTTCGTTCCACTCGCGCACGACCCGAATCTGGATCGTCTAACGATCAAGAAATCCTCTCTGATAAGCGATGTCGAATCGAAACACACGAAAGTATCGAAGCTTCAAATGGTGTCGCTTTGGACAGGCAACAACAGCGTTAAAGGGAACGCAGGATCCTTGCGAAAGTATCAGATCTTGAGACAGCAAGGTTTAATGCCGAGTAAACAATTACCCACAGCTTTGATAATTGGAGTTAAAAAAGGCGGGACTAGAGCTCTGTTAGAATTTTTGAGATTGCATCCTGCTATTCGCGCAGCTGGATCCGAAGTTCACTTTTTTGATCATCATTACATCAAGGGGTTTCATTGGTATAGGTAGGTTTATTACACTGTTTCGTGGTTTGTATTCATCTTAGTATACACAGTGACGTTCTAAAATTGACgaccaaataaatttttaacttaataTTAGAAAGATAATgtctaaaaaaatttcaaataatatttgttgtatCAGTATGAAGAGTAAAAGGAAATAACGATGATATcacttaaaattctttataaagcgaaaagaaaaaccTGTCTGGCTGAAAACTTTTGCACGTCACTGTActtaagtatttttatttcgccaATATTCCTATGCACATTCCTAAGAAGTTATTTTTATCTTGCAAAAATTACTAATAACGtgacttaataaaatatttttcttacggTATATTCTAGGCATAGGATGCCTCCGACATTGTCCACTCAAATCACGATGGAGAAAACCCCGTCGTATTTCGTGACGAGCGAAGTACCGAGAAGAGTTCAACGCATGAATCTTGCGATGAAATTGATTCTCGTAGTAAGGGATCCAGTTACTCGAGCGATATCCGATTATACCCAAGTGAAGAGTAAACGAGCCAACATGCCAAAGTTCGAGGATCTAGCGTTTCTTAATGGATCGAAAATCGTGGACACAACGTGGGTCCCATTGAAGATCGGAGTGTACGCGCGACATTTAGAGAGATGGCTTCAGTACTTCCCATTgtcacaatttttattcgtctcTGGAGAAAGATTGATCGTGGATCCAGTCGCTGAGATTACCAGGGTTCAGGACTTTTTAGGCCTAAAAAGAGTTATCTGcgagaaacatttttatttcaatgccACGAAGGGGTTCCCCTGTCTGCTCAAATCTGAGGAACGTCCTACACCCCATTGCCTTGGTGagttgattaaaaataattcctgTTAATCCCTCAAAATACTATTGCCtcttaaaaagtattatagacttatgtataacgtataatttgtCAAATATGTTGGCAAAATTATCGCCAGTCTTCTAGAACATGTACAcgtaaattatgaaatacaataataaatgtgGGGTTGGTTTCTTACAGTCGTATGTATAAACAAGTTTTCTTATGATACTGAACTTTTTGTGCTCTAAGATCTGTATAATTTGAGATTCCataatatgaaacatatttccCGCATTAAGGAGGAAtctaattatatgtatttcataaaagtATACTCGTAATTCTGTTTGTAACGATGATATGTAATTTCAAGGTAAGAACAAGGGTCGTAGTCATCCTTACATAGATCCTGTAGCCATACAACGATTGAGAGATTTTTATCGTCCATTTAATCAACGTTTCTACCAATTGACCGGAATGGATTTCGGCTGGTTGTGAGAATAAATGCGATAAGCGAATACATATCGAAGCTAGTCAAGTAAAAGAACATAGTCAATTTTTACTGAGATACGACACGCGCGCATGCGGACACCATTAGTTTGCACTAGTTAGTAAATAATTAGTAAAAGAACCAGATAATACTCTTCGGTTAGTTTACATTCTTTTTTACTCTAAaccagaatatttttttatgtactGCATAAacgtggaaaaagaagaagggcATATCCATGGTTTCAATGTGTTGACAATACACAGAAAGAGAATTCCTGTTCTTGTTCGTGATATTAACTTTTAGACACGCGTATAGATTTATAGTGGCAGCAGAATGTTATCAATCGTATGTATCATTTTTCGCATACATATATTCcactatattttttacaggacattacaaaagaaaaaaaagaatggtatattcgaattttaaacgataaacGGCCATACGcgttactattttatttattagatctattatttattacaatagaatctttagaaatgtttattacatattaaaatgttgATTTGTTAATTCCATCTTCCATTAAAGTAGCTGTGCAGAATGGAAAATGTtcgaatatatattaaaatacgtaGTTACTGTTATTGATTGTATAGAGTTCTGTTTAGAATTAAGAATTGTTTGCacattttgttgaatttttgATCTTCCAATGTATCAAGCACGGAATCTACGTAATCTACGTAATTCTAATGATATTTACCTAGTATATGTATCCTTATGTTTAAGCAAGAAAgcgatgaatattttctgaataatttaGTTGAATTGTATCACAATGTctttaaattataagaaacGCTATAACAGTGTAGAAGTTGTCGTAGATGCGGAAACGGAAACTGAGTACaatttaaagtaataaaaaattacgtcTCGCGTTTAAtatacgagtacagttttaaCGAACGCATTTCGGTtagaggaaaaagaagcatAGAAATATTGATAACGTCAATTAGACATTTGTAATCACGAGggttattaaaaaaagtttGTGCAatcatatcaaaatatataattaatttcgatagGTGCAAGTGGCAAGAGCTTGCACAAactgcaataaaaaataacgtatttatattttgcaaatgtgcacacacatacacacacagatatcatatattataaaacagtttttacaaattcaattataaagttatgtgaactttaattaaatagttaGAGAGGGAAGAGTAGTCGCATAAATTATCAGAGTTCGTTTAGAAATTGTCTtctatattgataaaaatattcctgaatagttattaattacaaaaatttgttagtaTAAATTTACAGTATATCATTAAATGAAAACTTTAACTCGTAGCTCAGAGTTACGAAAATAATTCGCAACGATTGTATTGTTAAATAgttcattatatattaagtTTACTTGCTCAAGTGGCCTAattaatctaaaaaaaaaaaaaacaaagttgTAAATAAACAGTAATTTACCAACTAAAAAAACAATGTATAatctatatgtatacttaCATTTTATTCAATCTTTTTCCCTCTTCGAAACTCTACAGCAATCGttcaggaaaaataaaaaattcctcCTCGGTAATcctgtataaataaaaattggggAAACCCCATCAGTAAATGAATTATCAACTATTCAGTTACAGGAAGAGATGTTACAGGTACCGAAATAACAACAAGTGCAACAGTCTgttacaaattttgtaatgaAATATTGCTTTCGACTTATCGAAAGGGAGGAAAACAACACGATGCACGTGCACGTTTCCTTTATACAACTGTATAGAGTATTGTTTTAATACTTTCCGCAAAAGATTCATCCTCCTTTTGTACAAATGTTACGACATTAAGAAATACGTCTTTCTAGTCTGTTTCCCTACTATCTATTGAACTATCGAGAAAAGTGAAAGTTAACGATAGAAATTTCAGCCATACGATTTCAGTCAAACGATTCGTCAAATTTTCCTCGACCAACGTTTATCCATAATATGCTTCTTCCCTTAGTCAGAAGTACAAGTTAAACGGAAACTATTTACTTTCTTGGAAATTAttaagtacatttttggtCCCATCGAAATGgcaaaatatatatgcatattacgtaagtatatataaaaagatgtaAGTGCGACATAGGTTTTATTGGTACTCTAATCTTATGTTAAAGATTCTTGAGCAATCTTATCGATTGGTGGACGGAATACATACTGTGGAGAGGGATTCTATTACAATACACAGTAGGTCAGTATGTTCATCATACGTGATCATCGAACGATCGTAATAACTAACGCATAATACAATTCGATTCGATTAACAAAATACTGATTCAACATTACATCCGGGATAGAACGAACTatccttttatatttctttttttcctttttccattttgGGACTATTCTATATGGATAACAATATAATCATCTTGCCTTGGTCCTTCGTTACGAAAACAATCGATCATGAATTTTCGCGAAAAGAagaatacatacgtataataatattcgccTTTGTCTACTTTcatgtttttcctttttttctctttctttggaacatcgaaagagaagaaaaggaaaagaaacagagatgatctataaaataaatttttctgaatACTTAACGTTAAATTAACGACTACAATGTTCcttactaatacgttctactactaatacgtcataatttttcgttattcTCTCTAACATACATAATTAAGATCATGCTCGATCACTATATCGTTTTCACGATTCTTATCATGATTTCGATTATTACTGACAATTGGAAGCATTTCGTGGTGCACGCACGAGAGAAATGCATCGGacagaattttacaatctacGCTCTTCCTCCTCGTCATCCTCTTGGCGATGGTGAACGTGAAATGTTCCTTGGAAATGTTTCTTCGTGAGTTGATTCTCTTCGACGGTTTCGGTTCCATCGATCGAATGCAGATGCACAATCCCGGCCTGTTTTCCACGACAGACTTAGCCTGCATCAATCAAACGAACAAAACGAAAATATCATCCGATTGAAATTCCTTTATCGTTTGCAAATGTGTCTCAGAATAGAGAATCTCGTCCCCatgatttaaattaataaaataaattatcccTTGTCGTCATAGTTTAGCAAATATTTTAGTCACAGAATagttcaaatataaattacaggCTCGATCCAGTGGATGTTTGATCTAAGTGCATCTGTAGtcatgaataaaaaaagacaataAAGGCACGAAGTCGGCCAGTTTACAGTTTGAAAAATCGTGGCTTCACTGAGCCAGAACAACGCATTCAAATGGAATATCCATTTCACCGCATATACAATTGCTATCCATAATCTATATACAAGATAAGCGGATTCACGATCGAATCGTTCGGCATGAGAAGATCCGATCTTTTTATCACAAAACTGGGACACAAATTCCGATAAAACTTAATGGCAAGTTGCTACGAAGCGCTTCCACATAGTGGCAATGAGGAGGTGTCTTACATCTTACGAATATGTACGATCTACGAATAGTCAACTCATCCCGAATTCGTTTAACGAATGGTCTCTTTTGCTTGTTCATCTATAAAGAGTACAATGAGcgacgaaattatttttacaagcgaaaatataacaaaaatttgtagaatgATAAGACAGTataaagaatttgttaatattaccTCATATATGTACTTCTAAATGAAAAGTATATTAAGAGGTTCTTTAttgtctaataataataagatagTTTGTAACACAGTATACTTGGAGATacttttatgattttcttgtctcagaatttaataaataatatatttctaatattttaaattactttcagttgtatatatttctcattgtataattttcattgtatAAGTAATTTTGTTACTTATCGTATACGTTCTTTGaacgtattttattatttttcttaatctttTCCCCTTTGTACTATTTGAAAAAATCAAATTCGCTGATTTATATAATAGTTTATTTGTGGCTGATACTTCAatgatacttttaatttagttcctattatcattttcttctttttctttttctcttttctattttttgaataattaaacttaCGCTTAAGTGATGATCTCGAATAGACTATGTAAACGCATAAAGACGAATATGGCATCGGAACGCGCTTCTAGCACCGTCAAGGCAAGCAATTCGTTTTAACGGTCGACAATGGAATCGCTGTGTGTTGAACCGTTGCAAGCGATACGTGTAACAACACGTGCACGAAGCGGGACTGATCGTCGTCTAGGTATACACCCTTCGTGCATTTTCCTTATCCCTCATTAATTTTGTATGAGtcggtttctttcttttattctttcacgCCGTGTCTCGTGGCTGCTCGTTTCCCAGCAGAAACGCGTTTCAAGTACAGAGTCGCGAGCTTTGTC includes the following:
- the LOC132907257 gene encoding heparan sulfate glucosamine 3-O-sulfotransferase 6, translated to MELRKGPWSKKILVPACFLVILIWIFLIDNSLLLDNLPGKATFQKPRNFVPLAHDPNLDRLTIKKSSLISDVESKHTKVSKLQMVSLWTGNNSVKGNAGSLRKYQILRQQGLMPSKQLPTALIIGVKKGGTRALLEFLRLHPAIRAAGSEVHFFDHHYIKGFHWYRHRMPPTLSTQITMEKTPSYFVTSEVPRRVQRMNLAMKLILVVRDPVTRAISDYTQVKSKRANMPKFEDLAFLNGSKIVDTTWVPLKIGVYARHLERWLQYFPLSQFLFVSGERLIVDPVAEITRVQDFLGLKRVICEKHFYFNATKGFPCLLKSEERPTPHCLGKNKGRSHPYIDPVAIQRLRDFYRPFNQRFYQLTGMDFGWL